The following coding sequences lie in one Chionomys nivalis chromosome 8, mChiNiv1.1, whole genome shotgun sequence genomic window:
- the LOC130879917 gene encoding 60S ribosomal protein L31-like, giving the protein MAPAKKDGEKKKGRSAINEVVTREYTINIHKRIHGVGFKKRAPRALKEIRKFAMKEMGTPDVRIDTRLNKAVWAKGIRNVPYRIRLRLSRKRNEDEDSPNKLYTLVTYVPITTFKNLQSMWMRTNLLNLK; this is encoded by the coding sequence ATGGCTCCCGCAAAGAAGGATGGCGAGAAGAAGAAGGGCCGTTCTGCCATCAACGAGGTGGTGACCCGAGAATACACCATCAACATTCACAAGCGCATCCATGGCGTGGGCTTCAAGAAGCGTGCTCCTAGGGCACTCAAAGAAATCCGGAAATTTGCCATGAAGGAGATGGGGACTCCAGATGTGCGGATTGATACCAGGCTCAATAAAGCTGTCTGGGCCAAAGGAATAAGGAATGTTCCATATCGTATACGGTTACGTTTGTCCAGAAAACGTAATGAGGATGAGGACTCACCAAACAAACTCTACACATTGGTAACTTACGTGCCTATTACCACATTCAAAAATCTACAGTCAATGTGGATGAGAACTAACCTACTGAATCTCAAATAA